Proteins encoded in a region of the Triplophysa dalaica isolate WHDGS20190420 chromosome 10, ASM1584641v1, whole genome shotgun sequence genome:
- the LOC130430502 gene encoding uncharacterized protein LOC130430502: MMNNMTHPLFILLFLLRLLCDVSCDGVQRGMANTLNTDIQTPYIIRDYLNGSKCVVVCSVSSLPQANLTWYNGSNLYSSIMISDFNTKLYLEVEHQDKNNYSCVLSSTHNNGNAHLNVSLLCQSCSGGKMKMMPVSEGESVTLPTNLKERQKDMQWFYYGNDKSFIGKHSEGTTSCHKYDDGRFTNKLQVDNKTGSITINKISGINAGIFALITYQPQMDQLCYNVTVNDRTTMISVHEEECAIIPTHLTEQNQDNIQWLYDETNLIAELRQDQIDFEYFDGRFKERLQLDNKTGYLTITNISKIHSGLYKLKVIKKVNDYDVKNERFNVTVFDHLPVPVIIRNSSQCSSTSERSSMSKCVLLCSVMNVTHVTLSWYKGNSLLSIISVYDLNIRLSLPLEVECHDINPYSCVINSTFSHKPTQLNFNELCKDHSKQSNAFGVGFGVGFGVGGVVVGGVLVLLYLFWRKRKFPCQKDASEEDYVVRFDAEQANGASGQDTPDNRPNEESHLITSLNNNHMI; encoded by the exons ATGATGAACAATATGACCCATCCTCTGTTTATTTTGCTCTTTCTACTGAGACTCTTGTGCG ATGTTTCTTGCGATGGAGTGCAGCGAGGAATGGCCAACACTCTTAATACTGAT ATCCAAACTCCGTATATTATCAGAGATTATTTAAATGGATCAAAATGTGTCGTGGTGTGTTCAGTGTCGAGTTTGCCGCAGGCGAATCTCACGTGGTACAACGGAAGCAATTTATACTCCAGCATCATGATTTCTGATTTCAACACCAAACTCTATCTCGAGGTTGAACATCAGGATAAAAACAACTACAGCTGTGTGCTGTCCAGTACACACAACAATGGCAATGCCCATTTAAACGTTTCCCTTCTCTGTCAGTCATGTTCAG gtggaaaaatgaaaatgatgccAGTGAGTGAGGGAGAGTCTGTCACTTTACCCACAAACCTTAAGGAAAGACAAAAAGACATGCAGTGGTTTTATTATGGGAATGATAAATCGTTTATCGGCAAACATTCTGAAGGCACGACTTCATGCCACAAGTATGATGATGGTAGATTCACTAACAAACTGCAGGTGGACAATAAAACAGGATCTATTACCATCAACAAAATAAGTGGAATAAATGCAGGGATCTTTGCACTGATCACTTATCAACCACAAATGGATCAACTGTGTTATAATGTTACTGTGAACG ACAGAACAACAATGATTTCAGTCCATGAAGAAGAGTGTGCCATTATACCCACTCATCTTACTGAACAGAACCAGGATAATATACAGTGGTTGTATGATGAAACTAATCTCATTGCTGAACTCCGTCAAGATCAGATCGACTTTGAATATTTTGATGGTAGATTCAAAGAAAGACTGCAGCTGGACAATAAGACTGGATATCTCACCATTACCAACATCAGTAAAATTCACTCTGGACTCTATAAACTAAAAGTAATCAAAAAAGTAAATGATTACGATGTAAAAAACGAAAGGTTTAATGTTACTGTCTTTG ATCATCTGCCTGTACCTGTCATCATCAGaaactcttctcaatgttcttcaacatcagaaagatcttcaatgtcaaaatgtgtgttgttgtgttcagtgatgaatgtgacacatgtgactctctcctggtacaaaggaaacagtttattgtccatcATTAGTGTGTATGATCTCAATATCAGACTCTCtttacctctggaggtggaatgtCATGACATCAACCCATACAGCTGTGTCATCAACAGTACATTCTCCCACAAACCCACACAACTCAACTTCAATGAACTATGTAAAG ATCACAGCAAGCAATCAAATGCTTTTGGTGTTGGTTTTGGTGTTGGTTTTGGtgttggtggtgttgttgtgggtggtgTTCTTGTTCTTCTTTATTTGTTCTGGCGAAAAAGGAAATTTCCGTGTCAAAAGG ATGCCAGTGAGGAAGATTATGTGGTCAGATTTGATGCTGAACAGGCAAACG GGGCATCTGGACAAGACACACCAGACAACAGACCTAATGAGGAGTCACATCTGATCACATCCTTGAATAATAATCACATGATATAA